CGATCCCCTGAAGGTGTACGAGGTGGTAAAAAAGGCGGTGGAACGGGCCCGCAGGGGCGAAGGGCCGACCCTGATCGAAGCGGTCGCCTATCGGCTGGTTCCCCATTCCAGCGATGACGATGACCGCAGCTACCGCAGCCGGGAGGAAGTGGAGGAGGCGCGGAAGAACGATTCGCTCCTCCTGTTCAGAAATTACCTGGTGGATGCGGGGATCTTGACGGAAGAGAAGGAAAGGGAGCTCACCGAGCGCATCGTCCGCGAGGTGGACGAAGCGACGGAATACGCCGAAGCCGCCCCGTATCCCGAGCCGGAAGATCTGTACAAGCATGTTTATGCGGAATAGGAGGAGAGAAAGATGCCCGTGATTTCCTACATCGATGCGGTGACACAGGCCCTTCGCGAAGAAATGCGCCGCGATCGGCGGGTGTTTGTCCTCGGTGAGGACGTGGGAGTGCGGGGAGGGGTGTTTCGCGCCACCAGCGGTCTGATCGAGGAATTCGGCGAGGATCGGGTGTTGGACACTCCCTTGACCGAATCGGCCATCGTCGGGGTGTCCATCGGTGCCGCGGCCTACGGACTCCGCCCGGTGGCGGAAATCCAGTTTGCCGATTTCATCATGCCGGCGATGAACCAGATCGTCAGTGAAGCGGCCCGGCTGCGCTACCGGTCCAACAACGACTGGCATTGTCCTCTCGTCATCCGCGCCCCCTACGGCGGCGGCGTTCACGGCGCCCTGTACCACTCCCAGAGCGTCGAGTCCCTTTTCATGAGCGTGCCGGGATTGAAGATTGTCGCGCCTTCCACCCCCTATGACGTGAAGGGGTTGTTGAAGTCGGCCATCCGGGATGAGGATCCGGTCCTCTTCTTCGAGCACAAGCGCTGTTACCGGCTGATCAAGGGCGAAGTGCCGGAGGAGGACTACACGATTCCCATCGGCAAGGCGGATGTGAAGCGGGAAGGAACGGACGTCACGGTCATCTCCTACGGGCTCACCCTGCATTTTGCCCTGAAGGCCGCGGAGGAGCTGGAAAAAGAGGGGATCAGCGTCCACGTGCTGGATCTTCGGACCCTTCGTCCGCTCGACAAGGAAGCGATTCTGGAGGCGGCGGCCAAGACCGGGAAAGTGCTCATCGTCCATGAGGACAACAAGACGGGAGGGGTCGGCGGGGAAATCTCCGCCATCATCACCGAAGAGGCCTTCTTTGAGCTGGATGCCCCCGTTCGTCGCCTGTGCGGACCGGACGTGCCGGCGATGCCCTACAGCCCGCCGCTGGAAAAGGAGTACATGCTCAGTCCGGAGAAGGTGGCCGCGGCCCTTCGCGAGCTGGCGGAGTTTTGATGCATGCCTCGCGGGAAGCGAAAGGGGAGCGGTGCCACTCTCGGAAAAAGGAGGTAGAATATGGCCACCGATGTGACGATGCCCCAACTGGGAGAGAGTGTGACGGAGGGAACCATCACCCGTTGGCTGAAAAAACCGGGCGACCGGATCGCCAAATATGAACCCTTGTGCGAAGTGGCCACCGATAAGGTGAACGCGGAAGTTCCGGCCACGATCAGCGGAACCCTTCTGGAGATCGTCGCCGAGGAGGGAGCGACCGTCGAAGTGGGCCAGCTGATCTGCCGGATTGAGGAGGAAGGCAGCACGCCTTCCCCGCAACCTGAGAATCAGGGGAAGGATTCCGCCGCATCCTCCGCTGCCGCCCCGGCCGGGCAAGGGGACCAGTCGATGAAGCGGCGGTATTCGCCGGCGGTGCTGCGGCTTGCCCAGGAACACGGGATCGATTTGGAGAAAATCGAGGGGACGGGCAGAGGGGGGCGGATCACCCGGAAGGATGTCCTCCGGTATATCGAAAGCGGAAAAGCAGGCGCTTCCCCTTCCGCCGATTCGGAACGGATCGGGAAAAAGCCCGCCGCGCCGGCCGGGAAACCGGCGGCTCCGGAGATTCGGGTTCCCGTCGCCGAACTCCCGGCCAAGGAGGGGCTTTCCGTCCCCCTGGAAGAGGGGGATCGGGTAGTTCCCGTGACCAGCGTGCGCCGCACCATCGCCCAGCGGATGGTGACCAGCAAGCACGAGGCTCCCCACGCCTGGACGATGGTGGAGGCGGACGTCACGGGATTGGTTCAACTGCGCGAACGGCTGAAAAAAGAGTTCAAGGAGCGGGAAGGGATTTCCCTGACCTATCTGCCCTTTTTCATCAAGGCGGTGGTGGATTCCCTCAAGGAATTCCCCTACCTCAATTCCGTCTGGGCGGGCGACCGGATCATCCTCAAAAAACGGATCAACATTTCCATCGCCGTCGCCACGGACGACGCCCTATACGTGCCGGTCATCCATGACGCGGACGAGAAGAGCATCGCCGGCCTGGCCAAAGCGGTCCACCGGCTGGCGGAGAAAACCCGGGCGGGCAAGCTGACCCTCGAGGACATGCAGGGGGGAACCTTTACCGTCAATAACACCGGTTCCTTCGGATCGATCCTGTCCCAGCCGATCATCAATCATCCGCAGGCGGCGATCCTCTCGGTGGAGTCGATCGTGAAGCGTCCGGTGATCAAGGATTCGATGATCGCCATCCGGGATATGGTGAATCTGTGCCTGTCTTTGGACCATCGGGTTCTCGACGGATTGATGGCGGGCCGCTTCCTTCAGCGCGTGAAGGAGCGCGTGGAGGCCTACGGCCCGGACACGCAGATATAGGTCGGGTTTGAGCCTGCGGTGGCGGAAAGCGGGCCGTCACCCGGCTCCTGCTCCGGGAGCGTTCGTTTTCTGCCCTCCCGGAGTTTTCTCTTAGGGGGGATGAAAGATGTTTGAGGTGTATCGACTCGGGACGGTCCCGTACCGGAAAGCCTGGGACATGCAAAAGGAGCGGGTGCGCCGGATTGACGAAGGGGATGCTTCCAACCAGCTCCTCTTGCTGGAGCATCCCCACACGATCACCCTGGGGAGGGGCAGCCATGCGGAACATCTGCTGCTCTCCTCCGAAGAATATGCCCGGCGGGGGATCGATGTGGTGGAAATCGACCGCGGCGGAGACGTCACCTATCACGGTCCGGGTCAGCTGGTGGGTTATCCGCTCTTTCATCTGGGAGAGCGGGGAAACGACGCCCACTGCTATTTGCGCGACCTGGAGGAATCCCTGATCATCGCGCTCCGCGCCTTCGGGATCGAAGGGGAGCGGAAGCCTCCCTACACCGGCGTTTGGGTCGGGGACGAAAAGGTGGCCGCCATCGGCGTCAAGTTCAACCGCGGCCGAAGGAGAAGGGGTTACATCACCAGCCACGGATTCGCCCTGAACGTGTGTTCGGATCTCAGCTATTTCGATCTCATCGTCCCCTGCGGTATCCGGGAATACGGCGTCACCTCGATGGAGCGCCTCGGGAAAAAAGTGTCCATGGACGAGGTGATGGACCGGGTGGTGGAGGGCATCAGCCGGGTGTTCGGATGGGAAGCGGTGGAAGGGGTGCATTCATCGTAGAGGGGCGGTTGTGTGGGCACCGGGATATGAATTCGGTCGGATCTTCGCAATAGGAGGCTCCTGACCCGGCGGAGAGAAGACGGTTGTCCGCTTTTCTTTCGAAAACGGATTGTTCCCTGGTGCCCCATGACATCTGAAACGAAACCGCGAATGGACGGCTCTCCGTGCCGAAGCCCCCAGGACTTGCCGCAAAAAAATCCTCTCCGCGTTTTCGCGGAGAGGCGGTTGGGCGGCCGGTGACTCACCTCCCGGCAGGGCTTGTCGCTTCCCGGACGACGCGGATGAGGAGATCGCGATTGGGGTAGCCGCCGTTTGTGAACTGCTTCACCACTTTTTCCACATCGTAGGGGACCCGCTGGATGGTCACGCGGAAGCGGTCCCCCTCCGCCTCCACGAGGGCGTAGGAGGCCTGCGGCAGGCCGTCGAAGGGAAGGCCGACGCTGCCGGTGTTGACGATGCAGCGGCCGTCAATGAAGCGGATATAGGGGAGATGGATGTGGGCGCAGACAAACAGCCGGATGCCGTCGCGACTCATCATCCGCACTTTCATCGTCGCCGCATCCGTTTCCGGAGGGACCACGTCAAACAGGCTCTCCGGCGTGGCGTGAAAAGCGTGGACCCGAATCGTTTCCGAAAGCTCCAGTTCAAGGCTTTCGGGAAGATGGCGCAGGTATTGCAGATCTTTCTCCTCCAGCTGCGCGGCCGTCCACTCGCGTTCCCGGTTCATCATCGCCCTGGCCGCCTCCGGCACCTCCCCGGGCCGCACCCCCCGCACCGTCCACTCGTCGGCGTTCCCCTTGATTACGTCGGCGGTCAGGCTTTGCACCCGTTCCAGCACCCGCTTCGGTTCGGGTCCGCGGAAGGCGATGTCGCCCAGCACCGCGATCCGGTCGACCTTTCGCTTCTCGATGTCCTCCAGGACGGCATCCAGCGCCACTCCGTTTCCGTGGATGTCGGCGATAAAGGCGACGCGCACAGGAAATTCCTCCTTTTTGTGTTTGCATGTCCCGACCCTCATAGGCGGTCCGCCGGGCGGCGAATCGCCGGAGCCGGTTGCGCCCGTCAACCGGCGGCCCGATTTTCCAAATCCCGCAAAAAGCGGGAAACATCCCGGGGGCCTTTCAGCACGATGATCCGTTTGCCGCGCGCGTGTTTCAGTTTTTCCTGGATCAGGGGCCTCCGGATCCGGGGAAATTGCCAGATCCACCGCAAGAAGGGAAGGTCGATCTTCTCGGGACAACCGGGAGGCAGATCCGGCCGGGAGCGTCCCCGGTTCCGCCACCACCGCTTGATCACCCGCCACAGGCAGAGGAGGCGGGGGAAATCGAGGAAAATCACCGTGTCCGCCTCCGCCAGGCGGATGTCGATGGTTTTGGTGTAATTTCCGTCCATGATCCAGGCGTCCCGACGGGTGAGCCTTTCCACCCGGCGGAGCCATTCCGCCTCGGAGGGTTCGATCCATCCCGGTTTCCAGTAGTGGACATCGAGATGGATCACTTCGATGTCCAACATCCGGCCCAGGCGGCGGGCGAGGGTGGACTTGCCGGAACCGGCGGAGCCGACGATCATGATTTTCTTCATCGCTTCATCCCTTTCACGTTGGAAAATCGGGGTTGAAAGAGGGGTCAGAGGCCGCTTGCGTCCCCTCCCCGTGTCATCGCATCCGGCTGCCCGATGCTCACCGGGCCTTGTTCGCCGCCCTTCCCGGTTGTCCTGGGCTTCCGACGGCTCCTTGGCGGCGCAGATCCCCCTTGCCGCGTGCCTCCGGCTGTTTCTCGGCCCGCTTTTCGACGGTCCGTTTCAGATGATTCCGCTGAGTGCCTCCGTCGGTCACCACGGCGCGGACAATCCTTCATGGGCGGGGAAAGTCCAAGGTCCCGGGCGGAGGGAGGGCTGGAGGCCGCTTCTTAAACGGCGCAAGATGTTTGCTGCGTCGGGGTATCCGCCGAAGGGCTCAAGACAGCAGTGTGCCGGGTAAGAGGGTCATGGCCCGCGGGATGAGGGGGCGATCGGACAAGGGGTGAGGAAGGCAAGGGTGGCTGCGGCGGGGCCGATTTCCGCGAAATTGCGGTTCGGCGCCGCGGCGACGATGGTGACGATGGCGACCCGTGGGGTCAGCAGAACGGACCGCCGAATGCCCATCATGCAGTGACGGCGGTCCAAGCTGAGGATCTCCTCTCGCGGATGTCTCCCACCGTTTGAGCCCCCGGGCCTTTCCCCAAGCAAAAAGGCTCCCGGCGGAGCGGGAGACCTTTTGGGTGGGATGATTTACTGCAGACCGACGAAAGCGTCGTACAGCGCCAGTCCGGTGACGCCGATCAGGGCGAGGCTGAACAGCCCTCCGACGAAAAAGCCGAAGCGGTTACCCGTCTTTTTGTTGTGGAGGGTTCCGATCACAGCCAGAATGCTCATCAGCACCAGGATGATCACCATGTACATTGAAGAAATCACCCGCTTTGCGTCAGATGTTTGTTCGAAGAAGACGAGGCATCAGAAAAAGAGTCCGACCCCGGTCAAGACGGTGGTCACCACCAGCGCGAAGATGATGGTATAGACGACCAGTTTGATCCACAGGGGTTTCACCAGGCGATTCACCTCACTGTGTTATTGTATCCAACTTCTCACCGGATGTCCATGACCAAAGAGGGAAACCTTGTGCGGCGTCCCGGCCGGGGGAGGTGCGGCAAGGCGTCCGAAGATCCGGCATTCATCCAGCGCGGAGGGCTTTCCTTTTCGGGGGATTGGAACCCCTTTCATCGATCTCCTAGGGAGAAGGTTTTTTTGATATCATAAAAAGAGTGAGCGTGCAAAACAGATCATTGGCTTCAAGGGGGAAAGAGAGGGTGGCGGAGAAAGCGTTTGAGCGGCTGTATCAGGAGTGGCTGGAGAAGACCGAGGAACTTCTCGCCAAATTTCCGGAACGAAAGGAACGGTTCACCACCCTTTCCGGAATAGAGGTTGAGCGCCTGTATACACGGCTTGTGGACGAAAAGCGATTGATCGAAAAAATCGGGTTTCCCGGAGAGTATCCCTATACGCGGGGGATTCGGCCGACGATGTACCGCGGGAGGTACTGGACGATGCGTCAGTACGCCGGGTACGGGTCGGCGGAGGAGACCAACCGCCGGTTTCGCTATTTGTTGGAACAGGGACAGACCGGCCTGTCCGTCGCCTTTGATCTTCCGACGCAGATCGGATACGATTCCGACGATCCGATGGCGGCGGGGGAAGTGGGCAAAGTGGGCGTGGCCATCGATTCCCTGGAAGACATGGAGCGTTTGTTCGAAGGGATTCCCCTGGATCAGGTGAGCACATCGATGACCATCAACGCGCCGGCGTCGGTGCTGCTGGCGATGTACATCGCGGTTGCCGAGAAACAGGGCGTTCCGCCGGAAAAACTCCGGGGGACGATCCAGAACGACATCCTGAAGGAATACATCGCCCGGGGCACCTATATCTTTCCCCCGAAACCGTCGATGCGCCTGATCACCGACATCTTCGCCTTCTGCGCCGAGCGGGTTCCCCGGTGGAACACGATCAGCATCAGCGGATATCACATCCGTGAAGCGGGCTCGACGGCGGTGCAGGAGGTGGCCTTCACCCTCGCCAACGGAATCGCCTACGTGAAGGCGGCCCTGGACAAGGGATTGGACGTGGACGAGTTCGCGCCGAGGCTCTCCTTTTTCTTCAACGCCCACAACCACTTCTTCGAAGAGATTGCCAAGTTTCGGGCCGCCCGGCGCATGTGGGCGCGGATCATGAAGGAGCGGTTCGGCGCCAAGGATCCGCGTTCGCTCCAGCTCCGCTTCCACACCCAGACGGGCGGCTCCACCCTGACCGCCCAACAGCCGGACAACAACATCGTCCGGGTCGCCCTGCAGGCGTTGGCCGCGGTGCTGGGAGGAACCCAGAGTCTGCACACCAATGCCCGGGATGAGGCCCTGGCCCTGCCGACGGAGGAGTCCGCGCGCATCGCCCTGCGCACCCAGCAGATCATCGCCTACGAGACCGGCGTGGCGGACACCGTGGATCCCCTGGGCGGCTCCTTCTACGTGGAAGCCCTCACGGACAAGATCGAGGAGGAAGCGGTGAAATATATCGAAAAGATCGATGAGATGGGGGGCGCCGTCGCCGCGGTGGAACAGGGGTTCATGCAGCGGGAGATTCACCGCGCGGCGCTGGAAACCCAGCGCCGGATCGAATCGGGCGAAGAGGTGGTGGTCGGTGTGAACCGCTTCCGTATGGAAGAGGAACCCGAACCCCAGCTGCTCCGGGTGGATCCGTCCCTGGCCAAGCGGCAGATCGAACGGCTCAAGGATCTCCGCAGCCGCCGTGACGCCGGGAAAGTGGAGGAATCTCTGGCGGCCCTGAAGCGGGCGGCGGAAGGGACGGACAACCTGATGCCGTACATTCTCGACGCGGTGCGCGCCTATGCCACCGTGGGGGAAATCTGCCATGCCCTGCGCGAGGTGTTTGGCGAATACCAACCGGTGTAATCCCGTCGTTGATCCGGTTTCAAATTGCGCGGAAGACGTTCCTGCCCGTGACGGCCGGGCGAGATGAGAGATCGAGGTGACGAGGAATGAATCGACCCATTCGCGTGCTGGTGGCCAAGCCGGGGTTGGACGGCCATGACCGGGGAGCCCTGGTCATCGCCCAAGCTCTCCGGGATGAGGGGATGGAAGTGATCTATACGGGGCTGCGCCAGTCTCCGGAACAGATCGTGAACACGGCCATCCAGGAGGACGTGGACGTGATCGGGCTGTCCTGCCTTTCCGGCGCCCACAACGAGCTCTTTCCCGAGGTGACCCGCCTCCTCCGGGAAAAGGGGGCCGGGGACATTCTGGTGATCGGCGGGGGAACGATTCCCCGATCGGACATTCCCTTTCTGGAAAAACACGGGATCGCCAAGGTGTTCACCCCGGGAACCCCGACCAAGGAGACGGCGGATTTTATCCGCAAAGCGTTGGCGGAAAGGAAGGGGAGCCGATGAGCCGGACCGTCGATCCCAAAAAGATCAGCCACATCGGAATCGCGGTGAGGGATCTGGAGGCGGCCCTGCCCCTTTACACGGACGTTTTGGGACTCGCCCTGGAGGGGGTGGAGACGGTTCCGAGCGAAGGGGTGAAGGTGGCGTTTCTGCGGATCGGCGAAACGCGGATCGAGCTGCTCGAGCCCCTCGGTCCGGACAGCCCCATCGCCTCTTTTCTGGAAAAGAGGGGAGAGGGGATCCACCACATCGCGCTGGAAGTGGACGGGATCGAGGAGCGGCTGCGTTTGCTTTCGGAGAAGGGAATCCGCCTGATTCACGAGCGCCCGAAACAGGGAGCGCACGGAGCCCGCATCGCCTTCCTGCATCCCAAGGCGACGGGCGGCGTGCTGTACGAATTGTGCGAACCGGACAAGACGGAATCCTAGCTTTGCAGCAGACGGAGGGAAGCCATGTATCGCAAGATTGACGAATTGGCGGAAAGACGCCGGAAAGTGGAAATGGGCGGCGGGGAGGAAAAGATCCGCGCCCAGCATGAACGGGGAAAACTGACCGCCCGGGAGCGGGTGGATCTGCTCCTGGACGAGGGAACCTTTGTCGAGCTGAACCCCTTTGTGGAACACCGGGCCACCCACTTCGGGATGGACAAGGTGGAAGCCCCCGGGGAAGGGGTGCTGACCGGCTTTGGAAAGATTCACGGCCGCCCGGTGTATGTCTTCGCCCAGGATTTTACGGTTTTCGGCGGTGCGCTCGGGGAGATGCACGCCCTGAAGATCGCCCGGATCATGGATTTGGCGGCCAAGAACGGAGCCCCCGTCATCGGGTTGAATGATTCGGGCGGGGCGCGGATCCAGGAGGGCGTCGTTTCCCTGGACGGATACGGGCACATCTTTTATCGCAATTCGATTTATTCGGGCGTGATTCCGCAGATTTCGGTCATCATGGGTCCCTGTGCCGGCGGGGCCGTCTATTCCCCGGCGATCACCGATTTCGTTTTCATGGTGGAGAAGACCAGCCAGATGTTCATCACCGGGCCCAAGGTGATCGAAACCGTCACCGGAGAAAAGATTTCCGCCGAGGATCTGGGCGGTGCCCGCATCCATTCGTCGGTGAGCGGAAACGCCCACTTCATCGCGCCGTCGGAGCCGGAAGCGCTGGATCAGGTGCGAAAACTTTTAAGTTATCTGCCCCAGAACAACATGGAGGACCCGCCGCGGGTGTATGCCAAGGAAGACGACGGGTGGAACGAGGAACTGGCGGAGGTCGTCCCGGTGGAAGGGACCAAGGTGTACGATGTCCGGGAGGTGATTCACCGGGTCCTGGACGAGGACAGCTTCTTTGAGGTGCACGAGCGGTTCGCCCGCAACATCGTCGTCGGCTTCGGACGGATCGACGGATACAGCGTCGGGGTCGTGGCCAACCAGCCGAAGGTGATGGCCGGGGGATTGGACATCGACTCCTCGGACAAATTGAGCCGGTTTGTCCGTTTCTGCGATTGCTTCAACATCCCGATCATCACCTTTGTGGATGTGACCGGGTTTTTCCCGGGGGTGAACCAGGAACACCGGGGCATCATCCGCCACGGGGCGAAAATCCTTTACGCCTACTCCGAAGCGACGGTGCCCAAGATCACGGTCATTCTCCGGAAAGCCTACGGCGGCGCCTATGTGGCCCTCAACAGCAAGGCGATCGGAGCCGACCTGGTATACGCCTGGCCGAGCGCCGAGGTGGCGGTGATGGGACCGGAAGGGGCGGCCAACATCATCTTCAGCAAGGAAATCGCGGCCAGCGACGACCCGGAACGCACCCGGCGGGAGAAAATCGAGGAGTACCGTCGCCAGTTCGCCAATCCGTACGTGGCCGCTTCCCGGGGGATGGTGGACGATGTGATCGATCCCCGGGAAACCCGCAAAAAGCTGAAGGAAGGACTGGAAATGCTGCGGACAAAGCGGGAAAGCCGCCCGCCGAAAAAGCACGGGAACATTCCGCTGTGAGGGGGGAAATCTTGGGGAAGAAACGTTCGTCGCCCATTGCGGTCTACCGGATCGGGGCCGCCTCCTCCGGGCGGGGGAGCGGCCGAATTTCCGGATCCGGCGCGGCTGCCCGCCGGGTCTACCTGCACGGGGCTTATTGGGTGACGTTTGTCCGCGGCCGGCGGGACCGGTCCCCGTGGAGGGAAGCGGGAAGAAGGCAGCTGTTTGCGCAGCGGGACCACACCAAGGGTCGGTGGACGGGCAACGCCGGAGGCGATCGGCTGAATTCCTGCGGTTTCGTCCGGGACCCTTGGCGGAAGCCGGTTTCCCCCTTTTCGCCTCCGGGGAACGACGGCGGACGAAGGCCCGCTGCGGGGAAATCCACCAAATCACGGGAGGAAAGAGCCATTGATCAACCGGGATCGTCTGTTGAAAGAATTTCTGGAGTTGGTGCAGACGGATAGCGAGACGGGGGATGAACGGGCGATCTGCGACCTGTTGAAGGAGAAGCTGACGGCCCTCGGACTGGAAGTGACCGAGGACGGTTCGGCGGCCGCCACGGGACACGGGGCGGGCAATTTGGTGGCCACCCTGGAGGGGAATGTGGAGAAGGCCCCCGTCATCTACTTCACCTGCCACATGGACACCGTTGCGCCGGGGAAGGGGGTAAAACCCCGCATCGAGGACGGCTATGTGATGTCGGACGGGACGACGGTGTTGGGGAGCGATGACAAGGCGGGGCTGGCCGCGCTGCTGGAGGGGATCCGCGTTCTGAAGGAGCGGAACATCCCCCACGGAACGATCCAGCTGGTCATCACCGCCGGGGAAGAATCGGGCCTCGTCGGAGCCCGCCATCTGGAGAGGGATCTTTTGCGCGCCGACTTCGGGTTTGCCCTGGATTCCAACGGACCGGTCGGCGAGATCATCACCTCCGCCCCTTCCCAGGTGAAGCTCACCGTCACCATCATCGGAAAAGCCGCCCACGCCGGCGTCAATCCCGAGGAGGGGATCAGCGCCATCCAGGTGGCCAGCCGGGCGATCTCCAACATGC
This DNA window, taken from Planifilum fulgidum, encodes the following:
- a CDS encoding alpha-ketoacid dehydrogenase subunit beta: MPVISYIDAVTQALREEMRRDRRVFVLGEDVGVRGGVFRATSGLIEEFGEDRVLDTPLTESAIVGVSIGAAAYGLRPVAEIQFADFIMPAMNQIVSEAARLRYRSNNDWHCPLVIRAPYGGGVHGALYHSQSVESLFMSVPGLKIVAPSTPYDVKGLLKSAIRDEDPVLFFEHKRCYRLIKGEVPEEDYTIPIGKADVKREGTDVTVISYGLTLHFALKAAEELEKEGISVHVLDLRTLRPLDKEAILEAAAKTGKVLIVHEDNKTGGVGGEISAIITEEAFFELDAPVRRLCGPDVPAMPYSPPLEKEYMLSPEKVAAALRELAEF
- a CDS encoding dihydrolipoamide acetyltransferase family protein; amino-acid sequence: MATDVTMPQLGESVTEGTITRWLKKPGDRIAKYEPLCEVATDKVNAEVPATISGTLLEIVAEEGATVEVGQLICRIEEEGSTPSPQPENQGKDSAASSAAAPAGQGDQSMKRRYSPAVLRLAQEHGIDLEKIEGTGRGGRITRKDVLRYIESGKAGASPSADSERIGKKPAAPAGKPAAPEIRVPVAELPAKEGLSVPLEEGDRVVPVTSVRRTIAQRMVTSKHEAPHAWTMVEADVTGLVQLRERLKKEFKEREGISLTYLPFFIKAVVDSLKEFPYLNSVWAGDRIILKKRINISIAVATDDALYVPVIHDADEKSIAGLAKAVHRLAEKTRAGKLTLEDMQGGTFTVNNTGSFGSILSQPIINHPQAAILSVESIVKRPVIKDSMIAIRDMVNLCLSLDHRVLDGLMAGRFLQRVKERVEAYGPDTQI
- the lipB gene encoding lipoyl(octanoyl) transferase LipB, with translation MFEVYRLGTVPYRKAWDMQKERVRRIDEGDASNQLLLLEHPHTITLGRGSHAEHLLLSSEEYARRGIDVVEIDRGGDVTYHGPGQLVGYPLFHLGERGNDAHCYLRDLEESLIIALRAFGIEGERKPPYTGVWVGDEKVAAIGVKFNRGRRRRGYITSHGFALNVCSDLSYFDLIVPCGIREYGVTSMERLGKKVSMDEVMDRVVEGISRVFGWEAVEGVHSS
- a CDS encoding metallophosphoesterase family protein, which gives rise to MRVAFIADIHGNGVALDAVLEDIEKRKVDRIAVLGDIAFRGPEPKRVLERVQSLTADVIKGNADEWTVRGVRPGEVPEAARAMMNREREWTAAQLEEKDLQYLRHLPESLELELSETIRVHAFHATPESLFDVVPPETDAATMKVRMMSRDGIRLFVCAHIHLPYIRFIDGRCIVNTGSVGLPFDGLPQASYALVEAEGDRFRVTIQRVPYDVEKVVKQFTNGGYPNRDLLIRVVREATSPAGR
- a CDS encoding DNA topology modulation protein, which translates into the protein MKKIMIVGSAGSGKSTLARRLGRMLDIEVIHLDVHYWKPGWIEPSEAEWLRRVERLTRRDAWIMDGNYTKTIDIRLAEADTVIFLDFPRLLCLWRVIKRWWRNRGRSRPDLPPGCPEKIDLPFLRWIWQFPRIRRPLIQEKLKHARGKRIIVLKGPRDVSRFLRDLENRAAG
- the prli42 gene encoding stressosome-associated protein Prli42; this translates as MKPLWIKLVVYTIIFALVVTTVLTGVGLFF
- a CDS encoding acyl-CoA mutase large subunit family protein yields the protein MAEKAFERLYQEWLEKTEELLAKFPERKERFTTLSGIEVERLYTRLVDEKRLIEKIGFPGEYPYTRGIRPTMYRGRYWTMRQYAGYGSAEETNRRFRYLLEQGQTGLSVAFDLPTQIGYDSDDPMAAGEVGKVGVAIDSLEDMERLFEGIPLDQVSTSMTINAPASVLLAMYIAVAEKQGVPPEKLRGTIQNDILKEYIARGTYIFPPKPSMRLITDIFAFCAERVPRWNTISISGYHIREAGSTAVQEVAFTLANGIAYVKAALDKGLDVDEFAPRLSFFFNAHNHFFEEIAKFRAARRMWARIMKERFGAKDPRSLQLRFHTQTGGSTLTAQQPDNNIVRVALQALAAVLGGTQSLHTNARDEALALPTEESARIALRTQQIIAYETGVADTVDPLGGSFYVEALTDKIEEEAVKYIEKIDEMGGAVAAVEQGFMQREIHRAALETQRRIESGEEVVVGVNRFRMEEEPEPQLLRVDPSLAKRQIERLKDLRSRRDAGKVEESLAALKRAAEGTDNLMPYILDAVRAYATVGEICHALREVFGEYQPV
- a CDS encoding cobalamin B12-binding domain-containing protein; the protein is MNRPIRVLVAKPGLDGHDRGALVIAQALRDEGMEVIYTGLRQSPEQIVNTAIQEDVDVIGLSCLSGAHNELFPEVTRLLREKGAGDILVIGGGTIPRSDIPFLEKHGIAKVFTPGTPTKETADFIRKALAERKGSR
- the mce gene encoding methylmalonyl-CoA epimerase, which gives rise to MSRTVDPKKISHIGIAVRDLEAALPLYTDVLGLALEGVETVPSEGVKVAFLRIGETRIELLEPLGPDSPIASFLEKRGEGIHHIALEVDGIEERLRLLSEKGIRLIHERPKQGAHGARIAFLHPKATGGVLYELCEPDKTES
- a CDS encoding acyl-CoA carboxylase subunit beta, with protein sequence MYRKIDELAERRRKVEMGGGEEKIRAQHERGKLTARERVDLLLDEGTFVELNPFVEHRATHFGMDKVEAPGEGVLTGFGKIHGRPVYVFAQDFTVFGGALGEMHALKIARIMDLAAKNGAPVIGLNDSGGARIQEGVVSLDGYGHIFYRNSIYSGVIPQISVIMGPCAGGAVYSPAITDFVFMVEKTSQMFITGPKVIETVTGEKISAEDLGGARIHSSVSGNAHFIAPSEPEALDQVRKLLSYLPQNNMEDPPRVYAKEDDGWNEELAEVVPVEGTKVYDVREVIHRVLDEDSFFEVHERFARNIVVGFGRIDGYSVGVVANQPKVMAGGLDIDSSDKLSRFVRFCDCFNIPIITFVDVTGFFPGVNQEHRGIIRHGAKILYAYSEATVPKITVILRKAYGGAYVALNSKAIGADLVYAWPSAEVAVMGPEGAANIIFSKEIAASDDPERTRREKIEEYRRQFANPYVAASRGMVDDVIDPRETRKKLKEGLEMLRTKRESRPPKKHGNIPL
- a CDS encoding M20/M25/M40 family metallo-hydrolase, whose product is MINRDRLLKEFLELVQTDSETGDERAICDLLKEKLTALGLEVTEDGSAAATGHGAGNLVATLEGNVEKAPVIYFTCHMDTVAPGKGVKPRIEDGYVMSDGTTVLGSDDKAGLAALLEGIRVLKERNIPHGTIQLVITAGEESGLVGARHLERDLLRADFGFALDSNGPVGEIITSAPSQVKLTVTIIGKAAHAGVNPEEGISAIQVASRAISNMPLGRIDHETTANIGRFQGGTAMNIVPERVEIVAEARSREEEKLERQVEKMVRAFREAAEEAGARADIRVEKMYPAFKHGESDKVVRKASEAVKRVGREPRILASGGGSDANIFNGYGVPTVNLGIGYEEIHTTKERMPLSELEKAAELVVALVEVSREG